CAGCCAGCTTATTGTAGAGTGTGGCGCTGGTATCTTCAGGCTCAATGGGACAGGCAAGTTTATGCAGCATATCGCCGGTATCCAGCCCTACATCCATTTGCATGATAGTCACGCCGGTTTCGCTGTCACCCGCCCAGAGCGAACGCTGGATAGGGGCGGCACCGCGCCATTTTGGCAGCAATGAACCATGTACGTTAATACAGCCCAGGCGTGGCATTGCCAGTACCGGGGCAGGCAAAATCAGGCCGTAGGCGACAACCACCATTACATCGGCATTCAGTCCGGCAACCAGCTGCTGGTTTTCTTCCGGGCGAAGCGATTTTGGCTGAAAAACAGGAATATTGCGTTGCTCAGCAAGCAGTTTAACCGGGCTGGCCGTTAGCTTATTCCCCCGGCCCGCAGGACGATCCGGCTGAGTAAATACGCCGACCAGGTTATGGCCAGAAGAGAGCAGCGCGTCAAGATGACGCGCTGCAAAATCTGGTGTACCGGCAAAGATAATGTTTAAGGCTTCGGACACGCTCTTCCCTTCTTCAGGCTCGTCTTAATCACGGGCATTCTGGCGATAAAGCTTTTCCAGTTTCTGGCGAATGCGCTGACGCTTCATGGGGGACAGGTAATCAATAAACAATTTACCGACCAGATGATCCATTTCATGTTGAATACAGATGGCCAGCAGACCATCTGCTTCCAGCTCATAGCTTTTGCCTTCACGGTCCAGAGCACGGATTTTCACTTTCTCTGAACGCGGGACCAGCGCACGCTGCTCCGGAATAGAGAGACAGCCCTCTTCAATACCGGTTTCGCCGGATTTCTCCAGCATTTCCGGGTTGATCAGCACAAGCCTTTCTTCGCGATTTTCAGAAACGTCAATCACGATAATACGCTGATGGATATCGACCTGAGTGGCCGCCAGCCCGATGCCTTCTTCCGCATACATCGTCTCAAACATATCATCAACGATGCGTTGAATATCTGCATTTACTTCTTTAACGGGTTTCGCAACGATGCGCAGGCGCTCGTCAGGAAAATGTAATACCTGCAAAACTGACATAACTTTCCAGATCTGTGTTCAAGGGAGTAGATATTTATCTCTCTTATTGTAGACATTTCGGGCGGTGATTGACAGCATTCCCGCTACGTTAGCCGGGCCGCTTTTCAGGCCTAACAAGGATTGGACGATGACACCAGCGGAGATGTGGCTGCGTCTTTCAGGCGTTAGCGGAATGAGAGGCCAACAACGTTTACGGATGGCCTCATGTTTGCAACAAACAGGAAACGTCAGTAGGGAAAAGTTGATTCAGGCTGGCTTCAGGCATGAGCAATGCGAGGCATTTCTTAATTATAATCCCGCTGTTATTGAACAAACATTTCGCTGGCTGGAAAATCCTCAGCACCATATTGTGACCTGCGACAGTTCAGACTATCCAGAGCGTTTAAGAAATATTGCCTCTTTTCCTCCTCTTCTGTATGTCGCAGGAGACCCCAAGGTTTTGTTAACACCACAGATCGCCATCGTAGGGAGCCGTAAATGTTCGCTATATGGGCGGAACTGGGGAACCTTTTTTGCTCAGGCATTAGCCTTGAATGACATCACTATCTCCAGTGGCCTGGCGCTGGGTATCGATGGGATAGCGCACCGGGCAGCGCTGGAGGTTGGCGGTAAAACACTGGCAGTTT
This genomic window from Erwinia sp. E_sp_B01_1 contains:
- the fmt gene encoding methionyl-tRNA formyltransferase translates to MSEALNIIFAGTPDFAARHLDALLSSGHNLVGVFTQPDRPAGRGNKLTASPVKLLAEQRNIPVFQPKSLRPEENQQLVAGLNADVMVVVAYGLILPAPVLAMPRLGCINVHGSLLPKWRGAAPIQRSLWAGDSETGVTIMQMDVGLDTGDMLHKLACPIEPEDTSATLYNKLAELGPEGMLTTLSQLADGSARPEVQDESLVSYAEKLSKEEARLDWSLSAAQLERCIRAFNPWPVSYFIIDDQPVKVWKATLLPHAGKPPGEIVQADKNGIQVATADGVLNIEELQPAGKKPMKAQDLLNSRREWFIPGNILA
- the def gene encoding peptide deformylase; amino-acid sequence: MSVLQVLHFPDERLRIVAKPVKEVNADIQRIVDDMFETMYAEEGIGLAATQVDIHQRIIVIDVSENREERLVLINPEMLEKSGETGIEEGCLSIPEQRALVPRSEKVKIRALDREGKSYELEADGLLAICIQHEMDHLVGKLFIDYLSPMKRQRIRQKLEKLYRQNARD